Part of the Chanos chanos chromosome 5, fChaCha1.1, whole genome shotgun sequence genome, TTTCCTTCGCGATTTGAAATTGACAATTCTACTGAGCTCATAAGTTTGAATAGCCAATATTCCCTCATATATGATAAACTACATTTGGGGGCATGCTAATACaaggatttttattttgttaaaaagaaTCGGAAGCTGATATGTAACTCTTCCGGATCAAACGCTGCTAAGTTTTGCTTGACTCGCAGTAAAGGCACCAGGCAGACTATTTAGACAAATGTTAAGAATGTaaagcatgttttgttttgtttgctttgttttttcctctagCGAACACCCCAACCAATTGCAGAATTTGACCTGCATGTTTGTCTCACCCGAACGCCATACATTTGCTCGGTTGTAAACAAACACTAATGCAGTGGTGGACAggggaatggagagagaggtcaaCTGTTTACAATCCAGCACCGTCCATCGGAAAAGCATTGATCGTTATGTTTTGAccacctgaaaacaaaaacaaaacacagtacaaacaaagaaacacatctAGAGGGACTTGTTTAGAACCCCAGCAAAATCCGCATGACCAACCTATTTTGCTGGTGGCTAACTAAGCTGGTTAATGCTTTCAACTAGCTTAGCGACACTGAAAATAGTAATataagaaaggaaaagaaatctaACTTAGCCAACGACTTACTACTAACTACTATCCATTCAAAAGTGCTTTTGGGGAAACCACGTAAATGAAACCCTGTTGTActgatcaacaacaacaacaacgcgGTTTTAAGGTTTGTGGACTTTCGAACGGTCTTATCAGTCGAGATATTATTGAACGGAGCTAACGTTAAGCCTTCCGCGAATAATGACATTGCCGTGGATTGTACGCCTCCTTGGGAGAAAGACTTCCTCACTTCACTGCCAATACAGGCTATGTTCGAAAATGTCTTCCTCCAACAAGAGGTTACGAGTTCTCGTGGATATGGACGGTGTTATAGCGGATTTTGAAGGAGGATTCCTGAAGAAATACAGGGCAAGGTATCCAAACGAACCGTATATCACTCTGGAGGATCGAAGAGGATTTTGGGTATCAACTCAGTATGGGCAGCTGAGAAGTGACCTCTGCGTAAGTGTTTATGCAGGACACGATATTTTCACTCTATGACTTTTATATCTCTTTTTGCATCCCAGTCAGTTCGGTGTAAATATCGAAGTGTCCGCACATCAAACAGACGCTGGttatgaaaatgactgtttcaCTGACAGCCACTCACGGGATGGAGATCAAATGAGCATGTATTTGTCAGCTGTGTATCCACTTCATCTGTTAACtgtgttaaaaaataaagatattagtagattttgttttcattttaggaGAAGGCCATTAGCATTTGGGAGTCAAAGGATTTCTTCATTGAACTGGAACCCCTTCCTGGAGGTGTGGAAGCTGTGAAGGAGATGTCTAAGATGGAGAAGTATGTTTACAGATCATGTGTTTTAGTGAGGTTTAAAGactcacaaataaataataccTCCAAAGACTGCTACTGAAATTTCTAGCTGTTCCTCAGAGGGAAGAGGGAACATTCACACCACAATCATCGATCTTTGATcaaaatacatatacagtaGAAATATATCCTTATCTATGAGGCACTGAGTCAGCTGTCAAGTTGACCAGTTTATTGCTATTATGAATTATCCATGTTTTTCTTATCAGTGTTTGCGGGGCAGATGTTGGTCGACCAAGTAATGGGTCATACATGAGTCATATGTTCtaatgttctaaaaaaaaaaataaataaaacaaacaaaaaaaacgattcttttcttttcctctcctctcttctttcttctctcagtACAGATGTCTTCATTTGCACGAGTCCAATAAAACATTATTGCCATTGTCCATATGAAAAGGTGAGTAATTGTTTCAAACTTTTCACTGTGCCGTAGTTGGCTGTAAAGTCACTCTAGATTAGGCTTTTACCTACTGTGGCTTTGATTTGAATGAGAGTCAAGGGAAGACTCAGTTTTTATGAAAACatacatctgtatgtgtgtgtgtgtggacatgtgtgtaGTATGCGTGGATAGAAAAACATCTAGGCTATGACTTTTTGGAGCATGTCATCCTGACAAGGGACAAAACAGTCGTGAGCGGCGATATCCTTATAGACGACAAGCCAGATATACAAGGTAGGTACAAATATACACTTacgtttttttcttctgaagcttAACTCTGCCTGTTTTATAAATAGAAAGCTAAAGATTACACTCTGTGTTGGCACATTTGTCCTCGAGTTTACAACTTCATCTTGTCATCACAATATCTATGATTGGCTTGGGGCAGGTGTGGAGCCCAACCCAAGCTGGGAGCATGTTCTCTTCACTGCCTGCCATAACAAACACCTACCTCCCAGCCCTACCCAGCGTCGCCTCCTCTCCTGGGCCGACGACTGGAGGGGCATCCTGGAGAGTAAGCGCCACTAAAGGACAACTCAGAACATACCAACTATACAGGCTGGCACCACTGAACCTTTCTACTGTTGAAAAGCATCTTGGTCCTAAATCCAGAAATGACATAAATTTTAACCTCAGCAGCTAAAGACAAAACTTTTTACTGGACCACACTATGAAGGTGCTGGCctcttggtcttttttttttttcttttttttctttttttacagcttGATCCCATACACAGTTTGCATGATTGTGAAGAAACAAAgattgtgtatgtttgcatatgCATCACAACATACTTAGAGGTATTGATCAGAGTTTGAAATATACACTACTTTCTTCACCATAGCAAGTAATTATAGTTATTATTTTTAGTTTGGTTCAGATGAGAAATTTATCCTATATCTTTTTGACTAGACAGCTCCAAGACAGAGAGCTCAAttgtctatgtatgtgtttttacttATATTGGGTTTACACCGCCAAGGttacatgtatttaaaatataccCTCACTCCACACCTATAACTGCACATAAGTGTAGACAGAACATGTTCAGTGCAAATGGACTGTACCAGAATTACATTAATGTGCACTCACATCCTTTTTAACTGTTGAATTCAGGGAGAATTAAATACTTACATAAAGATGCACGCACAAAGGAACTTAGTTCTTGCACATAAAAGACCCAGCTTTTTGGTTTCCTTTCACAGTCTAACTCAGGTTCAGTATGATTAGACTTAGGTaactcctttcctctctgtcccaATGTACTCGTTTTCCATGGTTCTTCAGCTTCTAGcgtttatgtatgtattgtaCTTCAgtggccactagagggcactcaTACTCCACTGAAACAGACTTTAGCAGAGGCTGCATCAAGTAGAGGGATAAACAGTTCTGGAAGGCTGAAAATTTCAGGTCATAGTCGGAGGCTGATTTCCAGTAAGATCTTATTCGACCCTTTTTATCTGTTTGGAGCATCAGTTTtagctgtttgtttgaatgctGCTAAAGGGACAAACTATTTGGCCAAAATTAGGTTGACTGGCTGTATATGTAATTCACTGTTtgattatgaaaaaaatgttgctcTATTAGTTATACTCCACATTCTTgtatctctgctctgtttggGGTTGTTCTGGGTTCAGTTATGCATTGCCTCTTCCACTTATAATTTTACTATGAATAAGCTACTTGCTTTGcaagggagagagcaagagcctGTTGCACAGCTTGATATTGGCAAGTTTTTGCCAAATGTCCAACAGTCCAATAATGTCCAACTTTTAGCAAAGCCAATGGTGCTTTATGTATCATAGTTATGACAGCACTCACTTTGAGAGGTTATGATAACATTCGCTTTTAGTCATTTCCGTATAATGTTATTCTTCCCGGTAAATGCACATTTAACTGAGCAACATATAATGAATTCAGCTCAGTACTTATTAACCTCCCATAAGTTACTGTGAGTAACTTTCATTGTCTGAGCCTCTGCTTAAGCAAATATGCAAGGGAGAAGATCAACACTGGTTTTCAGGGCACTTATAAACTTTGAATAAGTTTATTGTCGGTTTGAGGGTGTGCAGTGATGTGGTCGATGAAGCTAGAAGCAGTTAATCTGAATGCCAAACATTTAGCGTTTCACCTCGTAATCATTTAGACTTTAGTTGAAGTTCTGGATTATAAATTCCGATTCAGAGTCAGCAGGAACCTCTTCCTTGTCAAACATGGTTTCCACTCAGTTTTACATATGTAGCCAAGTATGGTAACTGTATATAGTATCTACACAACCACTCATAAACTTTGTGTTGGGTCTTATCCAAGTTCATGGTCATCGTGGCAGAAGTCCTAAATTTGAGTGATGCATTTCACTCTGGTGTTATTGGTAGGCTAAGTTTTGACTGATGGAATTTTAGCAGTATTGCAGAATAAGCTCTCTGTTActcctgtaaatatttgctgtttttcaccATTGTGCCAGATTAGGTCAGATCATGTTAGATTGGTCAGACATGGTTGTACAATGATTCATTTTTAGAGTTATATTTCCCTGCGGGTGACAGATTTGGCTTAATGATCAACAGAGTCAGCACTGGCTCTTAAACCTAATGGGAGCACCTAGAATGTGCGGGGCGAATACAAGACtccatgcatgaacacacacacacgaacacacacacatgcacgcttgTACACACACTGTAGATTGGCAAATTGATGTCTTTGGCATAAATATGGtctttcatttacagtaaacagtatGCTATTCATCCTTGACTCAACAGATACTGTTGTGGATTTCCCGGGACtttttggaaacaaacaaaaaactaactAAGAGTAAGTTGTAAACTGTTGGAGGTAATTGCAgaaatttaaatgattaaatctctaagagcaaaaaaaaaaaaaaggagttttatTTTTGCCATATGTTTTATCATCATTCTGTGCATTACACGAaaagttttattcatttttatttattcatttgattttttgtttttttgttttttatttgtgggGCACAAGCAGATGTAATTCTAATGTGATAATACAGCACTCCACcttttccccattcatttctctgtaaCTGAAAATCAAGGGAGACCAGATTGCATCAGGGAACTCTACAGCCAGTAATTAGCAATGCTGTGTAACCATAGTGATTTTAAAGATAAAACCAAAACCTAGTCATGGCCTATGCAACTGCtacgcagtgtgtgtgttggtcataGATTTTTGATTGACCGTTTTGATGATATCAACTCTCCCAGGGGTTAgttcagagtttgtttgttcatctgtgACCATGTTATGAGTAATCTGTTTATATGTGATTCATCCCATCAGTGAGAGTCCCATATTTGTGGTGCTGTAATTCTATCGCCGTCAAAACATGTGTTGGGAGAAATCAAATCTGTTCATCAAAAGATTTAATAAAGAGTACTGCAGACTTGAAAAGTGTGTATGATCTGTCATAATACTTTTCACTGATAACATAAAAGAACTGTAGTATTTAGCCAACTCTAGTAAATAATATACATACTGTTGGGACACATTTAAGCATGGTATTTCTTTGCATAGCAGTGTAAACGAATCTTCAAAGAGGCTTTGTACATTCTCTCGTCTTTTTGCCGGTTATGCAACGAGTAAACAAGGTTCATGTGTCAAACTAAATGCAATAGTACACCATTAGTGCATACCAACTCAAACATGCTGATAATTGAACCACGCTAAGAATGAGTTTAAACAAATGCAGCTGTAGcgaaaacacacattacatatgCTTTCTCATGGCTTTGGGTGTTGAGTTGCCTGGGATTAtctattgttgtttttcagtaaCCCTCAGTGCATGCAAACTGTTCCTATTACAGCAATGTTATTTTGTCCTTATTTGTACCCAGATATCTCCACTGCTCCCATGGGACTTGTATTTTCCTTGTAGCGTTGTAGTTTCCAGCTTGGCCCTGGTAGGGCCGCTGCCCTGACTGTACCttcactttctgtttttgtggagtgtgtagctggcagaaacagaacaagagagaatgggacagacagagagacaggctaaGGCTTTCTGCTCTGAACATGACCTTGGTACAGGCAGTGCATTGAAGCATTTCAGGGGaagctttttcattttctctctctctctctgtctctctctctctctgccagaaAAAGAGCCACGTGTAGTTTAAATAGAGTGCTTCTCATTTATATGCACGGATAACTATTATAATAAAACCAGCAGCAAGAAAAGCCCTCCCCTAGAATATATTAAGCATTTATTGTAAATGAGGGGTATTCTATGAGGGATACGCTCTCTATAATATCTATAAATTCTCCTCAGGCTGTATACCTGCCTCCATTTTATGATATATTTCCAATTGTTGCCCAATGCTGTGCTATGCCTATAAATGCTTGCAGCCCGAATTTAGGGCTATTTCCAAGAAAGACGGCCAAAATTCAGGAATACCATGAGCTCTGGAAGGCCAGTAGCACATGCCTcaagagggaacagagagggtacagagaaacagagaaaagtgcGTCAGAGTTCCTGGAGGTCCCAACAGAGTTATGAAATGTAGGAATTTGTTTAAATCTGAACTGTGGGGCCGAGGGCAGCTAAACGTTTTGCAAAGAGGACATTTTGTCTGGATCAGCAAGCTCCTCATTCACGCTGcagtaataaaaacaacatgtatttgagtgtgAGTTTATTTGATATCATCACATCATCACTTGCCTTGATGAGCTGAGGAGTTTGATGAGCGCTTTCATCTATGTCTTTACAAGAAAACTAGTCGAAAcggaatggaaatggaaatgaaaggaGGAGACCAACTAAAAATGGTAAACACATCAGGGGCATTCTCAACACTCgctacattcattcatttcgtCCTCGTCTTTTCTCTTTCCGTTTGTCTTccccctgtttgtttgtctactTTATAGCGGAAGAGAGGGCCGCTGGAACCTTGCTGTTGATTTTCCGAGAACGGACCAATCAGACAGCGTTTTAATTTTCCCTCTCACGAGGTGTACTGTACAGCCCCACACATTTTACTCATTTTCCAAAGCACTGTATAGTTGTATGATTCCTCTTTATAATGACATGTGGCACTCatcctgtggaaaaaaaaaaaaaaaagcgatttACGATTCCTTTGCTCACAGATCCGGGTTGATCAGAACAGATAATGAAAAACCCTGTCAGTGTCTTGAGTCAAATCCAGATGAATGACTTAGGAAATAATACCTGAAGCCATAGTTAATGTTGGATCATGTAGGATGATATTGGGATGCTAGAGGAAACAGGTTAGAGATTCGCTGAGCTGCTTCCATTCTTTGTATGTTGATGAGGGATAGTGTTACTCTGCATGGCATTTTAGGAACAGGTTTTAGTTTTGCTGACTTGCTGGTGTTTTCAGGGATGTGGTACAGTCACTTACAGCACTAATA contains:
- the nt5m gene encoding 5'(3')-deoxyribonucleotidase, mitochondrial → MSSSNKRLRVLVDMDGVIADFEGGFLKKYRARYPNEPYITLEDRRGFWVSTQYGQLRSDLCEKAISIWESKDFFIELEPLPGGVEAVKEMSKMENTDVFICTSPIKHYCHCPYEKYAWIEKHLGYDFLEHVILTRDKTVVSGDILIDDKPDIQGVEPNPSWEHVLFTACHNKHLPPSPTQRRLLSWADDWRGILESKRH